GCGCTGCGGCCGACGAGCCCGCCGCCCAGCTGCGCCGCCGCGTCGCCGAGCGCGAGGACGCCGCCCGCCAGGAGACGGCCGCCGTGCTGGCCGACATCGCCCGCCGCTACCAGGCCGCCGGCCCCGGCCAGGCGCAGGAGGCGCTGCGCGCGGTGATCGAGGAGCTGTCGCCGGATGACGCGCGCGCCGTGCACCGCGCCTTGCTGGAAGTGAACGTGCAGGGGCCTGTCGGCCGCCGCAATCCGGACGACGAGCTGGCCGTGGACTGGCGCGAGGGCATCTATCCCTACCGCCACCGCATGCTGCGGCGCAATTACGAAAAGCAGAAGTACGCGCTGCAGGTCGAGTTGCTCAAGCTGCAGGCCTGGGTCAAGGCCACCGGCCAGCGCGTGGTGATCCTGTTCGAGGGGCGCGACGCGGCCGGCAAGGGCGGCACCATCAAGCGCATGATGGAACACCTGAACCCGCGCGGCGCGCGCGTGGTCGCGCTGGAGAAGCCGTCCGATACCGAACGCGGCCAGTGGTACTTCCAGCGCTACGTGCAGCACCTGCCCACGGCGGGCGAGATCGTCATGTTCGACCGCTCCTGGTACAACCGCGCCGGCGTCGAGCGCGTGATGGGCTTCTGCGATCAGGCCGAGTACCTGGAGTTCCTGCGTCAGGTGCCTGACTTCGAGCGGCACCTGGTGTCCAGCGGCATCCACCTGGTCAAGTTCTGGTTCTCGGTGAGCCAGGAAGAGCAGCGCCGCCGCTTCCAGCAGCGCAAGGTGCATCCGCTCAAGCAGTGGAAGCTCAGCCCGGTCGATCTGGCCTCGCTGGACAAGTGGGACGATTACACGCGCGCCAAGGAAGCCATGTTCGCGCACACCGACACGGCCGATGCGCCGTGGATCGTGGTCAAGTCCGACTGCAAGAAGCGCGCGCGCCTGAACGCCATGCGCTACGTGCTCAACCGCCTGCCGTATGAAGGCAAGAGCGGCGATCCGGACATGGCGCTGGATCCGCTGATCGTGGGCCGCGCGCTCTGATCGGGTCGGCCGCCTACTTGCCGCGCATGCGGTCGATCAGGCGGCGGTCGCGCTTGGTCGGCCGGCCGTCGGCCAGGTCCAGCGCCGGCTCGGGCGCCAGCCGCCGCTGCTCGGCGGCGCGTTCGCGCGCCTGCGCGCTTTCCGGCGTTTCCTCGTAGAGCTGCCGCGCCACCGGCGCGGGGCCGCGCGCGCCGCTCACCGCGCGCACCAGCACCTCGATGGCGGGGTCTTCCTTGCGCACCTGGATGCGGTCGCCGGGCGCGACTTCGCGCGCCGGTTTGGCCGGCTGGCCGTTGACCAGGATGCGGCCCTTGCCGATCTCCTGCGACGCCAGGCTGCGCGTCTTGTAGAAGCGCGCCGCCCACAGCCATTTGTCGAGCCGGATCTTTTCCATGTGAATTCGGGGTGCAGCGGGGAAAGGCAAGATGATAAACCGTCGCCTGTCTACCCTCGGCCAGGCGGGCAGGGCCTTGGATTGTGCATGCAAGGTTCACTTGACTATTGCCGGGCGCTTGTCGATGATGTGGCCGCCTGGGCGACGATTCCTCAATAATTCCGCGTCCGGGACCCGCCGCGGCAATCGGTGGCGGGAGGCGAGACAGGCCATCTTCCCTGGGAGGGGAAATCTATGCCATCGCGCGCGCCGCCATCCGGCGCGGCAGGCTGCCGCCCGTCCCACGGCGATGCGCAGGCGCGTGACTTCCGGCAGTTTCCCCTTTTGGCTGTTTCCTGCTCGATAGGACGAAAAATGAAAAGAACCGTTCTTGCCGTCGGCCTCGCAGGCCTGGGCGGCTGCGCCGCCGTGCCACCCATGTATCCGGTGTTCGATGCGGCCAGCGATACCAAGACCTCATCTCCGTTCGTCATGCGCGAAACCTTGCCGGAAGAGCCCGCGAAAGATGGCGCAGCCAAGAAGCCCGAGCGGGTGGTCGCCATCTCGGATCTGCCCAGGACGGTGTCCAAACTCTATGAGCAGCGCGCGGCCTACCAGAATCAGGCCGACCGGGCGCAGAAGGCGCTCTATCAGACTGGCGACGGCGTCATGGTCGGCGCTGTCGTCGGCGCGGTCGGGGGCATCGTGAGCAATGTGGCGACGGCGGCGTCCGGCGCGGGCATCGCCACCGTGTCCGGGTTGATGGGCTCGCGCTACGACCTGGCGGCGCAGCGCAATATCTACAACGATGGCGCGCGCAAGGTATCCTGCATCATCACCACGGCGACGGGGTTCGCCGGACAGGCCGAACTGCTGGGAGTGGCGGCCGACGGAACCGATCCGCGGAGCAGGGACGTCGCCAATGCCGCGCAGCAAGGCGCCGACGACGTCCTGTTCCTGGTCCGCAGCCAGCTCGGACAGTTGTCGCCGCCGCCGATCAATCCGGCGGCGGTGATCGCGCTGTACAAGGGCCTGCTGGCCGTCCCCGATGCGAAAGGAATCATGGAAACCCAGGCGCTCAGCGCCGAGGAAAAACAGAGCAGGCTCGATGTGCTGGTGAACAACGCCAAGGTCGACATCAAGGCCTGCGTGGCATCCGGCGAGCAGGTGTCGCCGAAGAAATAGTCGCCTCGCGGCGCCGCGCGAGGGCACCGCTGCACGCTGCGTCAGGGCGGCGAAAAGCCGCCTTCGTCGCGCTCATCCCTGTCCGGAGTGTCGCCGGCGGTCGCGGCGGCGATCATCGCGGCGAAGGCGGCCGGGGGCAGGGGGCGGCTGAACAGATAGCCCTGCATCGCGTCGCAGCCCTCGTCCTGCAGCATCTGGCGCTGCGCCTCGGTCTCCACGCCTTCGGCCAGCGTGCGCATGCCCAGCGAATGAGCCAGCCGGACGATGCCCCGGATCACGGCGGTGGCCGTGGGCACCGCGCCCAGCGCCCAGACGAAGGACTTGTCGATCTTGAGCGTGCTGATCGGCGCCTGCATCAGATAGGCCATGCTGGCCTGGCCCGACCCGAAGTCGTCCAGCGACGCGCTGATCCCGGCCTGGCGCAGTTCGCGCAGCGCGGCCGTGGCCTGGTCCACGTCGCCCATCAGCGTGTGCTCGGTGATCTCGACCTCCAGCCGCTCGGGCGGCACGCCGTGCGACTGGCACAGGCCCACCAGCGTGGCCGCCAGGTTCGGCGCCAGCAGCTGCCGGGCCGACAGGTTCAGGCAGACCTTGGGGATGGGCAGCCCGATGGTCAGCCATTCGCTCAGGTGCCAGCAGGTGGTGTCGACCACCCACTCGGTCAGCGCCAGTTCCTGAGGCGAGTCCAGCAGAACGTCCAGGAACGAGGCCGGTCCGAGCAGGCCGCGCGACGGATGGCGCCAGCGCAGCAGCGCCTCGGCGCCACAGATGGCGCCGTTGCGCATGTCGACCTGGGGCTGGAAATGCAGCTCGAACTGGTTGCCGTCCAGCGCGGCCTGGATGTCGCCGCGCAGCGCGTTGCGCTCCTGCAAGCCGGGACTCAGTTCGTGGCGGTAGACGCGCACCTGGGAGCGGCCGGCGGCCTTGGCCGCGTACATGGCCGCGTCGGCGTAGGCCAGCAGCACGTCGGCGGAATCGGCCGGCGAATTCATGGTGGCGATGCCGATGCTCGCGCCCAGCGATACCGGGCGGCCGTGGATCTGGTGCGGCATGGACAGCAGGTTCAGCAGGGAGTTGGCCAGCGCCTCGGCGGCGCGTTCGGTGGTGTCGCGCAATACCAGCGCGAACTCGTCGCCGCCGGCGCGCGCGCAGAAGATGGACGGGGTCTGGAAGCGGCGCAGCCGCTCGGCCACGTCGCGCAGCAGCGCGTCGCCCTCGGCGTGGCCGAAGGTGTCGTTGACTTCCTTGAAGCGGTCCAGGTCCAGGAACAGCACGGCCAGCAGCGTGCGCTGGCGGCCCAGGCCGGCGGCGGCCTCCGCGATGGCGCCGGACAGCGTGTCCATGAGCTGGCGGCGGTTGGGCAGGCCGGTCAGGTAATCGTGCGTGGCCTGGTAGCGCAGCTGCGAGATCTTGGCGTGCACGTGCGACACATCGCGCAGCACCAGGACGATGCCGTCACGCGCCGGAAAGGCGCGCGCCTCGAACCAGGACGCCAGCGGCGCGTAGTAGCCGGTATGGGCCGCCGGCTGGCCGGTGGCGGCGACGGCGCGGCAGGCGTCGTGGTAGCCCGAGCCGGCCAGATCGGGATAGCTGTCCCAGACGTTGTGGCCGGCCAGTTCGGCCAGGCCGCGCCGCAGCAGGCGCGCCGCGGCCGGGTTCAGATAGCGCACGCGCCATTCCGGATCGAGCCAGATGAAGGGATCGCTCAGGCTGTCCAGCATGGCTTGGGAGGCGGCCGGGTCGGTCGCGGGCAGGCCGGCCTCGGGCCGGAAGGGGACGGGCGCATTGCTCTTTGGTGTCATCTTTTTTATGCCGGTTTGGTGCAGCGGTGTAGGAATGAAGATGCTCAGGCATGGCGTCGCGTCCCGGGCCACGCCGGCCGGAACTGGATGCGCGGTATGCAATATTCTGCAAGGTTTCTGATGTTTTATCTCATCCAGGCAAACCCGGAGAAGAATGCTGCCGGCGCTTGTCGGACGGGGGCCGGCGCCGGCTTTCGCGCCTTCGGGCAATGGCGCGAAAGCGGGTTGCCGCGTGCTTGCCCGCGCGTTGTGATAAAAGCTTGTCGCCGGGCATGGGCCAGGCCGGGCGTCCTGGCGGGCGTGCGGGCAATGAGGGCGCGCGGCACCGGAAGATGCGGCCGCGCAACACAAGGAAAGGACCTGATGCGATTCCTGAATTCCATGCCGGCGAGGATCCGCGCGCTCGTCGCCTTGGTCGTCGTGCTGGCGGGCGTCTCGCTGGTTGCGCGATTCGACGACGGCCAGGAGCGGCGCTTCGAGTCCTATGATGCGATGCGGGCCGAAGGGCAGGGCAGCTACACCTGGTTTCCGGTGTTCCTGCCCGCGTCGGCGCGACAGATTGTCTTGTATACGCGGGTCGACACGAACTATTTCCATGCCGGGTTTTCATTGGATGCCAAGGCCATGGCGGATTTCGACGTTCATCTGAAAACCGGCGCCTCCGCCGAAGGCCTGCGCCTGTTGCGCGAGCAGCAGCGCGGCATCGGCCGGGCCTGGTGCGCGCGGGCGCAGTCCCAGGGCGGCGGGTCGGACACGCTCTACCTGATCGGCAAGGACGACGCCGTCGATGGCCGGTATTTCATGGTCGGTCTGGCGAGCGCCCCGGCCGGCGCGGACGCCCCTGCGATGAAGCAGGCGGCAGGCCGGTACTGTGAATCCGAACCCGGCGCATAAGGATCCGGTCGCGACGGCGCAAAAAAACGGCGCTCCGAAGAGCGCCGCAAACCGGCAAACCGGGAGCCGGGCCTGTCTCGGCCCGGCCGTATTCAATCCAGACTTCAGTCCAGCTTCAGATTGGCTTCCTTGACCACGCGCTGCCATTTCTCGATCTCGGCGCGGCGGAAGGTGTCCAGTTCGGCGGGCGTGGAGCCGATGGGCTCGGCGCCGATGCCGGCCAGCTGTTCGGCGATGGCCGGGTCCTTCAGCACCTTGGCCAGCGCCTGCGACAGCTGCGTGACGACCTCGGGCGGCGTGCCGGCCGGCGCGAACACGGCGTTCCATTCATAGGTCTCGTAGCCGGGCACGCCGGATTCGGCGATGGTGGGCAGGTCCGGGGCGGCCGGCGAGCGGGTCGAGCCGCCCAGCGCGACGGCGCGCAGCTTGCCGTTCTTCACGTGTTGCCAGGCCGAGCCCATGCTGGCGAACATGACCGGCACCTGGCCGGACATGACGTCGATCATGGCCGGGCCGCCGCCCTTGTAGGCCACGTGCTGCAGCTGGGTCTTGGCCAGCAGGTTGAACAGCTCGCCGGCCAGGTGCTGGGCCGAGCCGGGACCGGCCGAGGCGAAGTAGACATGGCTCTTTTGATCCGGCTGGCCGAGCGTGATCAGGTCGGCCACGGTCTTGACTTCATATGAGGGCGTCACGACCAGCACGTTGGGCACGCGCAGCAGCAGCGACACCGGCGCGAAGGCGCTCAGCGTGTCGAACTGCATGCGCGAGTGCAGCGCGGGGTTCTGCGCGTGGTTCGAGGCGTCCAGCATCAGCGTGTAGCCGTCGGGCTGGGCCTTGGCGACGACCGCGCCGCCGATCATGCCGCCCGCGCCGCCACGGTTCTCGATCACCACGGGCTGGCCCAGCTCGGCGGCCAGCTTGGGGCCGATCAGGCGGGCAACGACGTCGACCGTGCCGCCGGGCGGATAGGTGACCACCAGCGTGATCGCGCGCTCGGGGTAGGCGGCCGAGGCCGCGCCGGCGCCGCCGGCCAGCAGTCCGGCGGCCAGCAGCAGGGCGCCGCGGCGGGCGACGCGTTTGAACAGAGGGGTCATGGTGCTTCTCCAGTGAATTGAAACAACCGCAGCGGGGTATCGGCAAGCACTGCTTGCCGCGCAGCGGCATCGTCGATCCAGGCGTCCAGCCACTGCGTCGCCGCGGTGTAGGACGCCAGGTGGCGATGCTCGGTATGGGGCCAGTCGCTGCCCCACATGAGCCGGTCGGGTGTGTAGGCGTCCAGCAGCAGCCGGGCGGCTTCACGGCCGGCCCGCGCACAGTCCGGCGCCGGCCAGTTGCGATAGGGCGCCGCCAGCTTGACCCAGACCTGGCCGCTGTCGGCCTGGCGCAGCAGATAGGCGAAGCCGGGGTCGGCGATGCCCAGGGCCGGGTCCGGGCGGCCGAAGTGGTCGATGACCACGCGGCAGCCGGCGGCCAGCAGGGCCGGCATGATAGCGGGCAGGCGGCTCGCCTGCAGATGCACTTCCACATGCCAGCCCAGCGTGTTGACGTGCGCCAGCAATTCCTGCCAGGCGGGCTGGTCCAGCGCGGGCAGGGGCAGGCCGATCAGGTTGAGCCGGATGCCGGCCACGCCGGCCTCGGCCAGCGCCAGCAGATCCGCCGCCGCGATGTCGGGCGACACCACGGCGACCCCGCGCAGCCGGCCGGCGGCGGCGCGCAGCGCCGCGACCAGATGGCTGTTGTCGGTGCCCAGGAAGCTGGGCTGCACCAGCACGCCGCGCGCCACGCCGTGCGCGCCCAGCAAGGCCAGGTATTGCGTCAGCGTCGCGTCGTAGTCCGGCGTGTGCCGGCGCGTGTCGGCCAGCGCCAGTCCTTGGCGAAAGACGTGCGCGTGAGTGTCGATGGCGGGGCCTTGCAAGCGAGTCTCCAGCGGGGTGGCGCTGGCCTGGGGCGGGCGCCTGTTTTCCGTATGGCGGAATTCTAGGAAGGAAGGGTATAGTTTTCTATTGTTAGAAAATGTTTTATTCATACCGAATCGATATGGAAACCCGGCATCTGCGTTATTTCCTGGCGGTGATGGACCATGGCAGCGTCAGCCGCGCCGCTGAATGGCTGGGCATCGCGCAGCCCGCGCTGAGCCAGGCGTTGGGCCGCATGGAAAAGGACCTGGGCGTGCGCCTGTTCGAGCGTTCGCGCCTGGGCGCCGCGCCCACGCCGGCGGCGCTGGCCATCGTCGAGGACGCGCGCGTCAGCGTGGCCCGCATCGACGCCGCCGAGCAGCGCGCCCGCGAGATCGCGCGCGGCAGCGCCGGCCAGCTGACGGTGGGGCTGGTGACCTCGGCGCTGTTCGACACGCTGCCGCGCGCGCTGCGCGAACTACGGCGGCAGGCGCCGGGCGTGAAGGTGGTGCTGCGCGAGATGAGCAATGCCGAGCAGGCCCAGGCCTTGCAGGACGGCGGCATCGACATCGGCCTGATGCACACGCCGGTGGCGGTGGGCGGGCGCATGCGCGAACGCCAGCTGCTGCGCGAGCGGCTGGTGGCCGCGGTGCCCGACGAGTTCGAATTGGACCCGGACGGACAGACCTCGCTGGCGCGCATCGCGCAGGCCGGCCTGGTGATGTATCCGCAGGCGCAGCTGCCTTCGTTCTATGCGGATATCCTCGACGCCCTGCGCAAGGCGGGCCACGACGCCCATGTGGCGCAGGAGGCCAACCGCACGCTGACCGTGCTGTCCTGCGTGGCCGGCGGCTGCGGCGTGGCGCTGCTGCCCAGCTGGATCCGGTCGATGGATTTCAGCGGCGTGCGCTTTTGCGAAGTGCGCGACGGACAGTCGCTGCCCAGTTTTGACCTGAGCGCGATCTGGCCCGCGCGCTCGGTGCCGACGCTGGCTGATCTGTTCGCCAACCTGGATTTGCGGCCCGCCGGCGCGGCGCAGACTTAAGCCAGGCTTAAGGCGGCGGAGCGCATCGGAACTCGGCTCGCGCGCCCCGTCTAACTTGGAAATCTCGCACAAGGTTTCCAAGCGATGGACCTGAACTGGAACGACCAGCTCGCGCAAAGCGCATGGTGGCTGTTGCGCGCCTTTTTCATCACGGCCGTGGCGCTGGCCGTGTCCGCCACCTTGCTGGCGCGTTTCACCGGCTGGGGCCGCAAGTTCTGGCGGCTGGCCTGGCCCTACCTGACGCCGCGGCGCAGCTGGCGGCCGCTGCTGACCGTCGCGCTGCTGCTGTTCCTGGCCATGTTCGCCGTGCGCATGACGGTGCTGTTTTCCTATTGGTACAACGGTTTCTACAGCGCGCTGCAGGCGCTGGACCAGACGGCCTTCTGGCATTTCCTCGCCATCTTCAGCGTGCTGGCCACCGTGCATGTGCTGCGCACGCTGGTCGACAGCTATGCCGGCCAGGCTTTCGACATCCATTGGCGCGTGTGGCTCAACGAGCGCCTGACGCATGACTGGCTGGACGGCCGCGCCTACTATCGCGGCCATTTCCTGGACCAACCCGTCGACAACCCCGACCAGCGCATCGAGCAGGACATCGGGCTGTTCGTCGCCGGCACCCGCACGCTGGCCATCGGCGCCCTGAGCGCGGTGGTGTCGCTGGTGGAGTTCACCGCCATCCTGTGGGGCTTGTCGGGGGCTCTGGCTGTGGCGGGCGTGGAAATCCCGCGCGCCATGGTGTTCATGGTCTATGTGTACGTCGTCATCGCCACCGTGTTCGCGTTCCGCATCGGCCGTCCGCTGATCCGGCTGAGTTTCCTGTCCGAGCGCCTGACCGCCAACTTCCGCTATGCGTTGGTGCGGCTGCGCGAGAACGCCGAGAACGTGGCGTTCTACCAGGGCGAGGGCGTGGAGCGCGCCACGCTGCGCGAGCGCTTCCTGGCCTACGTGGCCAATCTGTGGGCGCGCGTCTACCGGGGCCTGAAGTTCGACGGCTTCAACCTGGCCGTGAGCCAGGTGGCGGTGGTGTTTCCCTTCCTGCTGCAGGCGCCGCGCTTTTTTTCCGGCGCGATCAAGCTGGGCGACATGATGCAGACCTCGCAGGCCTTCGGGCAGGTGCAGGACGCGCTGTCCTTCTTCCGCACCTCATACGATACCTTCGCCCAGTACCGCGCCACGCTGGACCGCTTGAGCGGCTTCCTGGATGCCAACGAGGCCGCGCGCGCCTTGCCGGCCGTGACCGCCGAGGACCATGGCGAGCTGGCGCTGGATGGCCTGAGCGTGCAGCGACCTGACGGCAGGCCCATGGTCAGCGACCTGGACCTGCGTCTTCTGCCGGGGCAGGCGCTGCTGATCAAGGGGCCGTCCGGCAGCGGCAAGACCACGCTGCTGCGCGCGCTGGCCGGCTTGTGGCCCTGTGCGCAAGGCCGGCTGCGCCGGCCGCTGGGCGCGCGGGCGCTGTTCCTGTCGCAGCGGCCCTATCTGCCGCTGGGCGAGCTGCGCGGGGCGGTGGCGTATCCGGGTCTTGCCGGCCCGCAGGATGATGCGCGCCTGGCCGACGCGCTGGAGCGCGTGAATCTGGGCCATCTGGCGCCGCGCCTGGGCGAAGCCGCCGACTGGTCGCGCGTGCTGTCCATCGGCGAGCAGCAGCGCCTGGCGTTCGCGCGGGTGCTGTACAACCGGCCCGCCATCGTGTTCCTGGACGAGGCCACCTCGGCGACCGACGAGGGGCTGGAGCATGCGCTGTATCGCAGGCTGCGCGCGGACCTGCCCGAGGCGATGCTGGTCAGCGTGGGGCATCGAGGAACGCTGGATGCGTTCCATAGCCACCGGCTGGAGCTGGATGGGACGGGCAGGTGGTCGGTGGGGCCGATGGAGGAAACGCCGCGGCGCCAGGCGGCCTAGCATGCCGTCCGGCGGATACGCCAGCGGCCGTGGCCGTCAACGTTGCCGGCTCGATGGCGAATCGGGGATGTACCGGAACACCAGTACGGCTTGGCTGAACGATGGCTTGCCGTCGCGTTCGACGGGCTGCATGCGGAGCTGGTCCGCGGCCGCGAGCGCAGTGATGTTCAGCGCGCGGTTGGGATCGGGCGACAGGATGACCGCATGCCGCACCACGCCTTTTTCGTCCAGCAGCACGCGCATGTAGACAACGCCGCCGATGCCGTTGCGCCATTCCCCCGTGGGATAAATCGGATCGGGATATTTCGCGAAGACCAGCGCGTCTGGCAGATCGTCGGGCCACCGGCCAGGGGGTACGCCGAGCACGGTGCACCAGCCCAGGTCGGCGAGCGGACCGCTGACGCAATGCTCGGCGTAGGACTTCATGGTCAGGGACTTGACGGTGACGTGCCCGTCCATCTTCACGGAACGCAATGGCGCGACCTGCGGATAGGTCAATGGACGATGCGCGTCGTGATACATGTAGATCAGCGCGAGCACGCAGACGATGGCGACCCAGACCTTGATCCGATGCATCGACATCCAGGCGAGCAGCCACCGCCCTCGGAGCCAGCGCGCCGCCGCGCCGCGCCAAGCCGTCGCGGCTCCGGCGCCGATGTCGAGCGCGGCGAGGTCCGGGGCTTCACGGCACAACGTCTCCAGGCTGTCGCCGTGCTTGATGGCTTGCCAGAACATGGGCTTGCGCCACCGCCGCGCCGCGCGCAGCGCGGCTTGCATGGCGGGATGCTGTTCCGGCGGCAGGCGGACCAGGAATTCCATCTGATCCTGAATGCGCTGGAACCAGAGAGACAGGTTCCAGTCGTCGGGAAACGGCTGACCTACCTCGTTCCAGCCGAAGTGGCGGGTCGCCGCCTCGAACAGCGCCAGTTGCCGATCCGGCTGGTCCCGGATGGACTGCGCCAGGCTGGCGGACAGTTGCTCGACGGCATCCAGGCGCGACAGGCGCTCGTCCAGCATCGCCTTTCCCAACAGCGTAGTGTGTTGGTCGGCGGCCGCCTGCATCAGCGTG
The Achromobacter sp. AONIH1 DNA segment above includes these coding regions:
- the ppk2 gene encoding polyphosphate kinase 2, with amino-acid sequence MTDKTTPSTESDTADATRKRATGASRRSAAPRRAPARKGGADAAAPAARPRAAADEPAAQLRRRVAEREDAARQETAAVLADIARRYQAAGPGQAQEALRAVIEELSPDDARAVHRALLEVNVQGPVGRRNPDDELAVDWREGIYPYRHRMLRRNYEKQKYALQVELLKLQAWVKATGQRVVILFEGRDAAGKGGTIKRMMEHLNPRGARVVALEKPSDTERGQWYFQRYVQHLPTAGEIVMFDRSWYNRAGVERVMGFCDQAEYLEFLRQVPDFERHLVSSGIHLVKFWFSVSQEEQRRRFQQRKVHPLKQWKLSPVDLASLDKWDDYTRAKEAMFAHTDTADAPWIVVKSDCKKRARLNAMRYVLNRLPYEGKSGDPDMALDPLIVGRAL
- a CDS encoding RNA-binding S4 domain-containing protein, with the translated sequence MEKIRLDKWLWAARFYKTRSLASQEIGKGRILVNGQPAKPAREVAPGDRIQVRKEDPAIEVLVRAVSGARGPAPVARQLYEETPESAQARERAAEQRRLAPEPALDLADGRPTKRDRRLIDRMRGK
- a CDS encoding bifunctional diguanylate cyclase/phosphodiesterase → MTPKSNAPVPFRPEAGLPATDPAASQAMLDSLSDPFIWLDPEWRVRYLNPAAARLLRRGLAELAGHNVWDSYPDLAGSGYHDACRAVAATGQPAAHTGYYAPLASWFEARAFPARDGIVLVLRDVSHVHAKISQLRYQATHDYLTGLPNRRQLMDTLSGAIAEAAAGLGRQRTLLAVLFLDLDRFKEVNDTFGHAEGDALLRDVAERLRRFQTPSIFCARAGGDEFALVLRDTTERAAEALANSLLNLLSMPHQIHGRPVSLGASIGIATMNSPADSADVLLAYADAAMYAAKAAGRSQVRVYRHELSPGLQERNALRGDIQAALDGNQFELHFQPQVDMRNGAICGAEALLRWRHPSRGLLGPASFLDVLLDSPQELALTEWVVDTTCWHLSEWLTIGLPIPKVCLNLSARQLLAPNLAATLVGLCQSHGVPPERLEVEITEHTLMGDVDQATAALRELRQAGISASLDDFGSGQASMAYLMQAPISTLKIDKSFVWALGAVPTATAVIRGIVRLAHSLGMRTLAEGVETEAQRQMLQDEGCDAMQGYLFSRPLPPAAFAAMIAAATAGDTPDRDERDEGGFSPP
- a CDS encoding tripartite tricarboxylate transporter substrate binding protein, giving the protein MTPLFKRVARRGALLLAAGLLAGGAGAASAAYPERAITLVVTYPPGGTVDVVARLIGPKLAAELGQPVVIENRGGAGGMIGGAVVAKAQPDGYTLMLDASNHAQNPALHSRMQFDTLSAFAPVSLLLRVPNVLVVTPSYEVKTVADLITLGQPDQKSHVYFASAGPGSAQHLAGELFNLLAKTQLQHVAYKGGGPAMIDVMSGQVPVMFASMGSAWQHVKNGKLRAVALGGSTRSPAAPDLPTIAESGVPGYETYEWNAVFAPAGTPPEVVTQLSQALAKVLKDPAIAEQLAGIGAEPIGSTPAELDTFRRAEIEKWQRVVKEANLKLD
- a CDS encoding amidohydrolase; this encodes MQGPAIDTHAHVFRQGLALADTRRHTPDYDATLTQYLALLGAHGVARGVLVQPSFLGTDNSHLVAALRAAAGRLRGVAVVSPDIAAADLLALAEAGVAGIRLNLIGLPLPALDQPAWQELLAHVNTLGWHVEVHLQASRLPAIMPALLAAGCRVVIDHFGRPDPALGIADPGFAYLLRQADSGQVWVKLAAPYRNWPAPDCARAGREAARLLLDAYTPDRLMWGSDWPHTEHRHLASYTAATQWLDAWIDDAAARQAVLADTPLRLFQFTGEAP
- a CDS encoding LysR family transcriptional regulator; the protein is METRHLRYFLAVMDHGSVSRAAEWLGIAQPALSQALGRMEKDLGVRLFERSRLGAAPTPAALAIVEDARVSVARIDAAEQRAREIARGSAGQLTVGLVTSALFDTLPRALRELRRQAPGVKVVLREMSNAEQAQALQDGGIDIGLMHTPVAVGGRMRERQLLRERLVAAVPDEFELDPDGQTSLARIAQAGLVMYPQAQLPSFYADILDALRKAGHDAHVAQEANRTLTVLSCVAGGCGVALLPSWIRSMDFSGVRFCEVRDGQSLPSFDLSAIWPARSVPTLADLFANLDLRPAGAAQT
- a CDS encoding ABC transporter ATP-binding protein/permease, translating into MDLNWNDQLAQSAWWLLRAFFITAVALAVSATLLARFTGWGRKFWRLAWPYLTPRRSWRPLLTVALLLFLAMFAVRMTVLFSYWYNGFYSALQALDQTAFWHFLAIFSVLATVHVLRTLVDSYAGQAFDIHWRVWLNERLTHDWLDGRAYYRGHFLDQPVDNPDQRIEQDIGLFVAGTRTLAIGALSAVVSLVEFTAILWGLSGALAVAGVEIPRAMVFMVYVYVVIATVFAFRIGRPLIRLSFLSERLTANFRYALVRLRENAENVAFYQGEGVERATLRERFLAYVANLWARVYRGLKFDGFNLAVSQVAVVFPFLLQAPRFFSGAIKLGDMMQTSQAFGQVQDALSFFRTSYDTFAQYRATLDRLSGFLDANEAARALPAVTAEDHGELALDGLSVQRPDGRPMVSDLDLRLLPGQALLIKGPSGSGKTTLLRALAGLWPCAQGRLRRPLGARALFLSQRPYLPLGELRGAVAYPGLAGPQDDARLADALERVNLGHLAPRLGEAADWSRVLSIGEQQRLAFARVLYNRPAIVFLDEATSATDEGLEHALYRRLRADLPEAMLVSVGHRGTLDAFHSHRLELDGTGRWSVGPMEETPRRQAA
- a CDS encoding TonB family protein, producing MPDALFSTLGISPTTDQKAIRRAYAVLLKRMDQAGDPEGFAALREAYERARAWAEWQREQDDDEPEPGPSPMETETAAAPPNLDPASAQDESRPTGTPLAGEAAPAWTVSEPAPGPTPAQQAEGVIHWTRTLMQAAADQHTTLLGKAMLDERLSRLDAVEQLSASLAQSIRDQPDRQLALFEAATRHFGWNEVGQPFPDDWNLSLWFQRIQDQMEFLVRLPPEQHPAMQAALRAARRWRKPMFWQAIKHGDSLETLCREAPDLAALDIGAGAATAWRGAAARWLRGRWLLAWMSMHRIKVWVAIVCVLALIYMYHDAHRPLTYPQVAPLRSVKMDGHVTVKSLTMKSYAEHCVSGPLADLGWCTVLGVPPGRWPDDLPDALVFAKYPDPIYPTGEWRNGIGGVVYMRVLLDEKGVVRHAVILSPDPNRALNITALAAADQLRMQPVERDGKPSFSQAVLVFRYIPDSPSSRQR